The following coding sequences lie in one Aspergillus luchuensis IFO 4308 DNA, chromosome 8, nearly complete sequence genomic window:
- a CDS encoding uncharacterized protein (COG:S;~EggNog:ENOG410PPIK;~InterPro:IPR039715), producing the protein MRLHLIIQRHGLPVTRILWTTSPPSLFGHNAPSASSMLPAASSALASTRAPNALFSNGGYTIAQLLEDVNEVIPLETEPALFDTECSGQWGLEDYVVEVGGSECLHFMEVEGLLRDGDEVLIRALQISDLRARRLSGRHQISSDGKHLIDGVPFGKPFLKRPTSSRPAITIPPRKKRRTSAAGWDYGSRYEEEDTEWAPNNQVGFAREFPVIRSNEQVQEKRGDEYTDAYQDDYEDYHEPEDDGNGTVIRHAIDETHDQASESDSDELNINPEDLAEELKGLEEDLEISPMPMAEDIDVEQAGYALRSRPSIHQSAPRKSSLAHPSSQESSMPDGTRRDSKAVTFEDQEKNPSVVESNAIVASKVISIPEDATGSASDTSDSSSASDTSETSDSSDSEDSSNASDSSSDEDSGSEASTSDSEEDSSSDSDSDDDMSTSESEDELSDSDVDVQLRTKTNPPGAGSLRTKKSNERNKMRRRLAKLKELGALPAQADFAALRNWEEANGRSYYIPEDKLDSKEQERAEFEAKRQKLLRDLASGGVDVTEVKPKEIASPQSVKAIDQKQSATDVANGEDEAEPPSKRRTLDVASSRRMLFGSLGVRTPRTKEDEEATRRKLAGKVNNQVQPSKASKEDTVQAPESDSEENWQDKLILRATECIYDDIELTAPPFPFEQRWDAEAGDIIRQRKGWGKKRRRRQQLQVYDGDEGYENGDYGYSVGDYSVGDLQLNYDDAEQPNGDMEGVEHATEQPVEEQFENPADDLPALPNDPASLQDMGVDSLKKGSIIAFRQLEISKATGWQPTVSGYRVAKIHEVFEHDIIKIRLAKRDRREARDDQDWDEENDRPQYSGFEMPGMDEEEDDGFRELSFADLIEPKLLRSADTAGLGNAGKSSISRATEEPSPNEIEATREYEDRQSPVRNVEREGTIPDEKSLNQKPIDHTEGSAMHSSPIKSPHFDGFQSPPADLTTGSKSSHGDQVSRSTPPAGQDSENGRNGRQPEDAPEIKDPPSTLHSMLLPDDANDGVSAANASEDDLQMISSPVSMMSFNCLMETYFPPAVKRETSAVPAKEEPRSPSIVPNPFYEIDKAEEERQRRQASRQGRCSSNPDGGNGTMELMSLAGSMSPVPRPSPRVKSQAVEEPSSISVVPESVPQPYQDDPEPSQLSEVVDLTQSSPPVSPGGSDEDYARSHRLPRGSGWVQKNIPRTLRVTRQSLGRRRNRSS; encoded by the exons atgCGTCTTCATCTTATCATCCAGCGCCACGGCCTCCCCGTCACGCGCATTCTTTGGACAACGTCACCGCCGTCTCTTTTCGGCCACAATGCGCCCAGTGCTTCGTCCATGCTTCCTGCCGCATCTTCTGCGCTGGCGTCGACGCGTGCACCTAATGCGCTGTTTTCCAATGGCGGATACACGATCGCGCAACTCCTGGAAGATGTGAATGAGGTTATCCCGCTTGAGACGGAACCAGCTTTGTTTGATACGGAGTGCAGTGGACAGTGGGGTCTCGAGGATTATGTAGTTGAGGTTGGTGGCTCGGAGTGCTTGCACTTTatggaagtggaaggctTGTTGCGGGACGGTGATGAAGTCTT GATACGCGCCCTCCAGATCTCAGACCTTCGAGCCAGACGGCTTTCTGGTCGCCATCAAATATCGTCCGACGGCAAACACCTCATTGATGGAGTCCCTTTTGGGAAGCCATTCCTGAAAAGACCTACGTCGTCAAGGCCTGCGATTACAATCCCTCCGAGAAAGAAACGACGCACTAGCGCTGCGGGCTGGGACTATGGATCACGctacgaggaggaagatacaGAATGGGCGCCGAATAATCAAGTGGGCTTTGCAAGAGAGTTTCCTGTGATCAGGTCGAATGAGCAGgtgcaggagaagaggggtgATGAATACACGGACGCTTATCAGGATGATTATGAGGATTACCACGAgcctgaagatgatggtaaCGGGACAGTCATCCGACATGCTATTGACGAGACACATGATCAAGCTTCAGAAAGTGACTCGGATGAATTAAACATCAACCCTGAGGACTTGGCAGAAGAGCTGAAGGgactggaggaggatttggaaaTATCCCCTATGCCTATGGCGGAAGACATTGATGTTGAGCAAGCAGGCTATGCGCTGCGCTCCAGACCCAGTATCCATCAATCCGCCCCAAGAAAGAGCTCCTTGGCCCATCCATCTAGTCAAGAGTCTTCTATGCCGGACGGTACTCGCAGGGATTCAAAGGCAGTGACATTTGAAGACCAGGAAAAAAACCCGTCTGTTGTGGAATCGAATGCCATTGTTGCCAGCAAAGTCATTTCAATCCCAGAGGATGCTACGGGCTCGGCTTCAGATACGAGCGATAGCTCATCCGCAAGCGATACGAGCGAGACCAGCGACTCTAGCGACTCAGAGGATTCCAGCAATGCAAGTGATTCGTCTTCCGATGAAGACTCCGGATCGGAAGCCTCTACATCGGATTCAGAAGAAGATTCAAGctctgactctgactctgaTGATGACATGTCCACGTCCGAATCGGAGGACGAGCTTTCGGACTCTGATGTAGATGTGCAGTTGCGCACGAAGACCAATCCTCCGGGAGCGGGCTCTCTGAGAACCAAGAAAAGCAATGAGCGTAACAAGATGCGACGCAGGTTAGCAAAACTAAAGGAGCTTGGTGCCCTGCCCGCACAGGCTGATTTTGCTGCTCTCCGCAACTGGGAAGAGGCCAATGGACGTTCCTACTACATTCCTGAAGATAAACTCGATTCTAAGGAACAAGAACGTGCGGAATTTGAAGCAAAGCGACAGAAGCTACTCCGTGATCTTGCATCAGGGGGAGTCGATGTCACTGAGGTGAAGCCAAAGGAAATTGCTTCTCCACAGAGCGTCAAGGCTATCGACCAAAAACAGTCTGCAACCGATGTTGCCaatggtgaagatgaagccgagCCACCTTCCAAGCGGCGTACTCTTGATGTTGCCAGCTCCAGGAGGATGCTCTTTGGCTCACTGGGGGTGAGAACCCCACGGACcaaagaagacgaggaggctACTCGGAGAAAGCTTGCAGGCAAGGTCAACAACCAGGTTCAACCTTCAAAGGCCTCTAAAGAAGACACGGTTCAAGCGCCTGAAAGCGATTCGGAAGAGAACTGGCAAGACAAGTTGATCCTCCGGGCTACCGAGTGTATTTATGACGATATTGAGCTGACTGCCCCGCCATTCCCCTTCGAGCAGCGCTGGGACGCTGAAGCTGGTGATATCATCAGGCAGCGCAAAGGCTGgggcaagaagagaagacggcggcagcagcttcaGGTTTACGATGGGGACGAAGGATATGAAAATGGCGATTACGGCTATTCCGTGGGCGACTATTCCGTCGGCGATTTACAACTTAATTACGATGATGCCGAGCAACCGAATGGAGAcatggagggagtggagcaTGCTACAGAGCAGCCCGTAGAAGAGCAATTTGAGAATCCGGCAGACGACCTTCCTGCTCTGCCCAATGACCCAGCCTCTCTACAGGACATGGGTGTGGATAGCTTGAAGAAGGGCTCGATCATTGCTTTCCGACAGCTGGAAATTTCCAAGGCTACGGGCTGGCAGCCCACGGTTTCGGGATACCGAGTCGCCAAGATCCACGAGGTCTTTGAACACGATATCATCAAAATCCGGTTAGCCAAGCGTGACCGACGAGAGGCACGGGATGACCAGGactgggatgaggagaatgatAGGCCGCAATACAGTGGATTTGAAATGCCCGGGatggacgaagaggaggacgacggCTTCCGAGAGTTGTCATTCGCCGACCTGATTGAACCCAAGCTTCTCCGATCTGCTGACACTGCAGGTCTTGGGAATGCTGGGAAATCCAGCAT CTCCCGTGCAACTGAGGAGCCCAGTCCAAACGAAATCGAGGCCACGCGCGAGTACGAGGACCGCCAGTCACCAGTGCGAAAcgtggaaagggaagggactATCCCCGACGAGAAGTCATTGAACCAAAAGCCTATTGACCACACGGAGGGTTCGGCCATGCACTCTAGCCCCATCAAGTCACCGCATTTTGACGGGTTTCAGTCGCCTCCCGCGGACTTGACAACCGGGTCGAAAAGTAGCCATGGAGACCAGGTGTCCAGATCTACACCTCCGGCAGGACAGGACAGCGAGAATGGCCGGAACGGTCGACAGCCGGAGGATGCCCCCGAGATCAAGGACCCTCCATCGACCTTGCACTCGATGCTTCTCCCCGATGACGCCAATGACGGTGTTTCTGCAGCCAACGCGTCAGAAGACGATCTCCAAATGATCAGTAGCCCCGTGAGTATGATGTCTTTCAACTGCCTGATGGAAACATACTTTCCCCCAGCGGTCAAGAGAGAGACATCTGCCGTGCCTGCCAAGGAAGAGCCTCGATCGCCTTCCATCGTTCCCAATCCCTTCTACGAGATTGacaaggcggaggaggaacgacAGCGACGACAGGCGTCTCGCCAGGGGCGGTGCAGTAGCAACCCGGACGGTGGAAACGGGACGATGGAGCTCATGTCCCTAGCGGGATCGATGTCTCCCGTACCGAGACCATCTCCCCGAGTGAAATCACAAGCGGTGGAGGAACCGTCATCGATCAGCGTCGTCCCGGAGAGTGTGCCGCAGCCTTACCAAGACGATCCGGAGCCGTCGCAGCTGTCTGAGGTGGTGGACCTGACACAATCGAGCCCGCCGGTGTCCCCGGGAGGTAGTGATGAAGACTATGCACGCTCACATCGACTTCCCCGAGGGTCCGGATGGGTACAGAAAAACATTCCTCGAACCCTACGGGTGACGCGACAATCACTGGGCCGACGAAGGAATAGAAGCAGTTGA